Proteins from a genomic interval of Rosa chinensis cultivar Old Blush chromosome 2, RchiOBHm-V2, whole genome shotgun sequence:
- the LOC112190500 gene encoding protein EFFECTOR OF TRANSCRIPTION 2, whose protein sequence is MPLILELEDEESPMVAGQVLTLAVQSPTLKREERKRLQHGPHFSKWKVLVAPGKDGAERYRVQNLPGNESPGVYELGVAVPPSGSGRGIKADQIVPVYVGQADSARTRLQQYGRTGAHLGRSCSGNPSEQICKGPGLIEEMLESGYSIVYRWAPMGTKSEAERTERQLLDTHDYAWNTRINGARRRDDVLQKLKEIPSKLTRFTNIVPRPLPSRQKQVGIRINSSNLVSTEDKFSNYADRESRNLIPQVFKFGRSQPRLVLDGSGITWEDTIICGVAVGDGSICRKAPVQGRKRCAEHKGTRITESITASNADSKSSFIGTRELISYKSGITQENTEICGVVTGNGSTCRRPPVPGRVRCAEHKGMRITGSTTASSADSKSSFIGTRELISYKSGITQENTEICGVVTGNGSTCRRPPVTGRVRCAEHKGMRITGSTTASNADSKSSFIGTRELISYKSGITQENTEICGVVTGNGSTCRRPPVPGRVRCAEHKGMRITGSTTASNVDSRCSFISNREFVSYESGITWENTGICGARTNTGSACRRPPVQGRQRCAVHKGRRI, encoded by the exons ATGCCGCTAATACTCGAACTCGAAGATGAAGAATCTCCAATGGTGGCGGGTCAAGTCTTGACCCTTGCTGTCCAAAGTCCAACGTTGAAGAGGGAAGAACGCAAGCGCTTACAGCACGGCCCCCATTTCTCCAAATGGAAG GTTCTTGTTGCGCCTGGAAAGGATGGAGCTGAAAGGTACAGAGTTCAAAACCTGCCTGGAAACGAGAGCCCAGGAGTGTATGAACTCGGAGTTGCTGTTCCGCCCAGTGGTTCAGGCCGTGGGATTAAAGCGGATCAAATAGTCCCGGTTTATGTTGGACAAGCTGATAGTGCGAGGACAAGGCTTCAGCAGTATGGCCGGACAGGGGCTCATTTGGGGAGGTCATGCTCAGGGAATCCGAGTGAGCAAATCTGTAAGGGGCCCGGATTGATTGAGGAGATGCTGGAAAGTGGATACTCCATTGTGTATAGATGGGCTCCT ATGGGAACCAAAAGTGAGGCGGAGAGAACAGAAAGACAGCTGCTTGACACACATGATTATGCGTGGAACACAAGGATCAATGGTGCACGGCGCCGTGATGATGTCCTTCAGAAACTCAAGGAAATTCCCTCAAAACTTACCCGATTTACTAATATTGTCCCGAGGCCTCTACCTTCCAGACAGAAGCAAGTCGGTATTAGAATTAACTCCAGCAATCTGGTTTCAACAGAGGACAAGTTCAGTAACTATGCTGATAGGGAGAGCAGGAATCTCATACCCCAAGTTTTCAAGTTTGGCAGATCACAGCCTAGGTTAGTTTTGGATGGAAGTGGGATTACTTGGGAAGATACTATAATTTGTGGGGTGGCTGTTGGTGATGGGTCCATATGTAGAAAGGCACCAGTTCAAGGAAGAAAGAGGTGTGCTGAACACAAAGGGACAAGGATTACTGAATCGATTACAGCTAGCAATGCCGACTCAAAAAGCAGTTTTATCGGCACCAGAGAGTTGATTTCATATAAAAGTGGCATTACTCAGGAGAACACTGAAATTTGTGGGGTGGTTACAGGTAATGGGTCTACTTGTAGAAGGCCTCCAGTTCCAGGAAGAGTGAGGTGTGCTGAACACAAAGGGATGAGGATTACTGGATCGACTACAGCTAGCAGTGCCGACTCAAAAAGCAGTTTTATCGGCACCAGAGAGTTGATTTCATATAAAAGTGGCATTACTCAGGAGAACACTGAAATTTGTGGGGTGGTTACAGGTAATGGGTCTACTTGTAGAAGGCCTCCAGTTACAGGAAGAGTGAGATGTGCTGAACACAAAGGGATGAGGATTACTGGATCGACTACAGCTAGCAATGCCGACTCAAAAAGCAGTTTTATCGGCACCAGAGAGTTGATTTCATATAAAAGTGGCATTACTCAGGAGAACACTGAAATTTGTGGGGTGGTTACAGGTAATGGGTCTACTTGTAGAAGGCCTCCAGTTCCAGGAAGAGTGAGGTGTGCTGAACACAAAGGGATGAGGATTACTGGATCGACTACAGCTAGCAATGTAGACTCAAGATGCAGTTTTATCAGCAACAGAGAGTTTGTTTCATATGAAAGTGGCATTACTTGGGAAAACACTGGAATTTGTGGGGCACGTACAAATACTGGGTCTGCTTGTAGAAGGCCTCCAGTTCAAGGAAGACAGAGGTGTGCTGTACACAAAGGGAGGAGGATTTAA